A section of the Streptomyces sp. CG1 genome encodes:
- a CDS encoding MMPL family transporter: protein MADLARWCVRHRLIAVLLWLLAFGGVTAAAAVAGTAYSNDYEVPGTESGRATQLLEEGFPGLGGDSDTVVWHTATGTVRAADVEQTMTQTLDRIAALPGVASVTGPYRGQGGHRISADGHTAYATVSFTQSAEHIGASEARAVVRTAKAAEADGLQVELGGSAIGLTASPREHTAELVGVLVAAVVLFLAFGSLAASLLPIATALVGVGTAYAGIGLLGHAMTVADFAPMLGMLIGLGVGIDYALFIVTRHRRGLKRGLSVTEAAVNAVATTGRAVVFAGATVCIALLGMLTLRLGFLNGVAVAASLTVVLTVAASVTLLPALLSYLGPRALSRRERRRLAEHGPRPELPTGLAARWSALVERRPKLLAGLAVAVIAVLALPTLSLHLGTSDQGNDPRTATTRKAYDLLAEGFGPGVNGPLTLVTRVDGATDKLALDNLDTTLRDTQGVASVTPAVYDTGGGTAYLTVVPDSAPQSQSTSDLVDRLRTEVLPRAETGTSLDIQVGGVTAGYDDFADVIVGKLPLFIGAVIGLGCLLLLVAFRSLGIPLKAAVMNIAAVAAAFGVVVAVFQWGWGSELLGLGRAGPIEPFLPVIMVSVLFGLSMDYQVFLVSRMYEEWLETGDNRRAVRVGLAETSRVINSAAVIMISVFLAFVLSGDRVIAMFGIALAAAVALDAFVLRTLLVPALMHLLGAATWWLPAWLERRLPRVSIEPPECRAAHERLGRMPVEELRKEGHPDVRDIPG, encoded by the coding sequence GTGGCAGACCTCGCCCGTTGGTGTGTCCGGCATCGGCTGATCGCGGTGCTGCTGTGGCTCCTCGCCTTCGGCGGGGTCACCGCTGCCGCCGCCGTGGCCGGTACGGCGTACTCGAACGACTACGAGGTCCCCGGCACCGAGTCCGGCCGCGCGACACAGCTGCTCGAAGAGGGGTTCCCAGGCCTCGGCGGGGACAGCGACACCGTGGTCTGGCACACCGCCACCGGCACCGTCCGCGCCGCAGACGTCGAGCAGACCATGACCCAGACCCTGGACCGGATCGCCGCGCTGCCCGGCGTCGCCTCGGTGACCGGCCCGTACCGCGGCCAGGGCGGGCACCGGATCAGCGCCGACGGCCACACGGCCTACGCCACCGTCAGCTTCACCCAGTCCGCCGAGCACATCGGCGCCTCCGAGGCGCGGGCCGTGGTGCGTACCGCCAAGGCCGCCGAGGCCGACGGACTCCAGGTCGAGCTGGGTGGCAGCGCGATCGGGCTCACCGCGTCCCCGCGCGAGCACACCGCCGAGCTGGTCGGCGTGCTCGTCGCCGCCGTCGTGCTGTTCCTGGCCTTCGGCTCGCTCGCCGCCTCACTGCTGCCGATCGCCACCGCGCTGGTCGGCGTCGGCACCGCCTACGCCGGTATCGGGCTGCTCGGACACGCCATGACGGTCGCCGACTTCGCACCCATGCTCGGCATGCTGATCGGCCTCGGCGTCGGTATCGACTACGCGCTGTTCATCGTGACCCGGCACCGGCGCGGACTGAAACGCGGCCTGAGCGTCACCGAGGCCGCCGTGAACGCCGTGGCCACCACCGGACGCGCGGTCGTCTTCGCGGGTGCGACGGTGTGCATAGCCCTGCTGGGGATGCTGACCCTGCGGCTGGGCTTCCTCAACGGGGTCGCCGTGGCCGCCTCGCTGACGGTCGTGCTCACCGTCGCCGCCTCGGTCACCCTGCTGCCCGCCCTGCTGTCGTACCTCGGCCCCCGCGCCCTCAGCCGCCGTGAACGGCGCCGGCTCGCCGAGCACGGGCCGCGCCCGGAACTGCCCACCGGTCTCGCCGCCCGCTGGTCGGCGCTCGTGGAACGCCGCCCCAAGCTGCTCGCCGGGCTCGCCGTCGCCGTCATCGCCGTACTCGCCCTGCCGACCCTCTCCCTCCACCTCGGCACCTCCGACCAGGGCAACGACCCGCGCACCGCCACCACCCGCAAGGCCTACGACCTGCTCGCCGAGGGCTTCGGACCCGGGGTGAACGGGCCGCTCACCCTGGTGACCCGGGTGGACGGCGCCACCGACAAGCTCGCCCTGGACAACCTCGACACGACCCTGCGCGACACCCAGGGCGTCGCCTCTGTCACCCCGGCCGTCTACGACACCGGCGGCGGCACCGCCTACCTCACCGTCGTCCCCGACTCCGCGCCCCAGTCGCAGAGCACCAGTGACCTCGTGGACCGGCTGCGCACCGAGGTGCTGCCGCGCGCGGAGACCGGCACCTCCCTCGACATCCAGGTCGGCGGGGTCACCGCAGGCTACGACGACTTCGCGGATGTGATCGTCGGCAAACTGCCACTGTTCATCGGCGCGGTCATCGGGCTCGGCTGTCTGCTGCTGCTCGTCGCGTTCCGCTCGCTCGGCATCCCGCTGAAGGCCGCGGTGATGAACATCGCCGCCGTGGCCGCCGCGTTCGGTGTAGTCGTCGCCGTCTTCCAGTGGGGCTGGGGCAGCGAACTGCTGGGTCTGGGCCGGGCGGGTCCCATCGAACCGTTCCTGCCGGTCATCATGGTGTCGGTGTTGTTCGGCCTCTCCATGGACTACCAGGTGTTCCTGGTCAGCCGGATGTATGAGGAGTGGCTTGAGACCGGCGACAACCGGCGCGCCGTGCGCGTGGGCCTCGCCGAGACCAGCCGGGTCATCAACTCCGCCGCGGTCATCATGATCTCGGTCTTCCTCGCCTTCGTGCTCAGCGGCGACCGCGTCATCGCGATGTTCGGCATCGCGCTGGCCGCCGCCGTCGCCCTGGACGCCTTCGTCCTGCGCACTCTGCTCGTGCCCGCGCTGATGCATCTGCTCGGCGCCGCCACCTGGTGGCTGCCCGCCTGGCTCGAACGCCGGCTGCCCCGGGTCAGCATCGAGCCGCCCGAGTGCCGCGCCGCACATGAGAGGCTCGGCAGGATGCCGGTGGAGGAACTGCGGAAGGAAGGCCACCCCGATGTACGCGATATCCCTGGGTGA
- the gatB gene encoding Asp-tRNA(Asn)/Glu-tRNA(Gln) amidotransferase subunit GatB, with amino-acid sequence MTTTTDLVSYEDALASYDPVMGLEVHVELGTRTKMFCGCSTELGAEPNSQTCPTCLGLPGALPVVNATGVESAIKIGLALNCEIAEWCRFARKNYFYPDMPKNFQTSQYDEPIAFNGYLDVQLEDGETFRVEIERAHMEEDTGKSTHVGGATGRIHGASHSLLDYNRAGIPLIEIVTKPIVGAGERAPEVAKAYVRELRELIRALGVSEARMEMGQMRCDVNLSLMPKDADKFGTRSETKNVNSLRSVERAARFEIMRHAAVLSSGGTIVQETRHFHEDTGSTTSGRVKEEAEDYRYFPEPDLVPVAPSREWVEEIRAALPEMPLARRNRLLADWGISATDMQAILNAGALDPIVATIEAGADAASARKWWMGELARSANESGKALDELAITPEQVARVTSLVAEGSLNDKLARQVIEGVLAGEGTPDEVVEKRGLKVVSDDSALGTAVDEAIAGNPGVADKIRGGKVAAAGALVGAVMKATRGQADAARVKELILEKLGVSEG; translated from the coding sequence GTGACCACCACGACTGACCTGGTGTCGTACGAGGACGCGCTGGCGTCGTACGACCCCGTCATGGGCCTCGAGGTCCATGTCGAACTCGGCACCAGGACCAAGATGTTCTGCGGGTGTTCGACCGAGCTGGGCGCCGAGCCCAACTCGCAGACCTGCCCGACCTGCCTCGGCCTGCCCGGCGCGCTCCCGGTCGTCAACGCGACCGGCGTCGAGTCCGCGATCAAGATCGGTCTCGCGCTGAACTGCGAGATCGCCGAGTGGTGCCGCTTCGCCCGGAAGAACTACTTCTATCCGGACATGCCGAAGAACTTCCAGACCTCCCAGTACGACGAGCCGATCGCCTTCAACGGCTACCTCGACGTACAGCTGGAGGACGGCGAGACCTTCCGCGTGGAGATCGAGCGCGCCCACATGGAGGAGGACACCGGCAAGTCCACCCACGTGGGTGGCGCGACCGGTCGTATCCATGGCGCCTCGCACTCGCTGCTGGACTACAACCGCGCGGGCATCCCGCTCATCGAGATCGTCACCAAGCCGATCGTCGGTGCCGGTGAGCGCGCCCCCGAGGTGGCGAAGGCGTACGTCCGTGAGCTGCGCGAGCTCATCCGTGCCCTCGGCGTGTCCGAGGCCCGCATGGAGATGGGCCAGATGCGCTGCGACGTGAACCTGTCGCTGATGCCCAAGGACGCCGACAAGTTCGGCACGCGCTCCGAGACGAAGAACGTCAACTCGCTGCGCTCCGTGGAGCGTGCGGCCCGCTTCGAGATCATGCGGCACGCCGCCGTGCTCTCGTCCGGCGGCACGATCGTCCAGGAGACCCGCCACTTCCACGAGGACACCGGGTCCACGACCTCGGGCCGCGTGAAGGAGGAGGCCGAGGACTACCGGTACTTCCCGGAGCCCGATCTCGTGCCGGTCGCGCCCTCGCGTGAGTGGGTCGAGGAGATCCGCGCGGCCCTGCCCGAGATGCCGCTGGCCCGCCGTAACCGGCTGCTCGCGGACTGGGGTATTTCGGCCACGGACATGCAGGCGATCCTCAACGCCGGTGCGCTGGACCCGATCGTCGCCACGATCGAGGCCGGTGCCGACGCCGCCTCCGCCCGCAAGTGGTGGATGGGCGAACTGGCGCGTAGCGCCAACGAGTCGGGCAAGGCGCTGGACGAGCTGGCCATCACCCCGGAGCAGGTGGCCCGGGTGACCTCGCTCGTCGCCGAGGGCTCCCTGAACGACAAGCTGGCCCGTCAGGTCATCGAGGGCGTCCTCGCGGGCGAAGGCACCCCGGACGAGGTCGTCGAGAAGCGCGGTCTCAAGGTCGTTTCCGACGATTCGGCCCTTGGCACGGCTGTCGACGAGGCCATCGCCGGCAACCCCGGTGTCGCAGACAAGATCCGCGGCGGCAAGGTGGCCGCGGCCGGCGCCCTGGTCGGCGCGGTCATGAAGGCGACCCGGGGCCAGGCCGACGCGGCCCGCGTCAAGGAACTGATCCTGGAGAAGCTGGGCGTGAGCGAGGGCTGA
- a CDS encoding GNAT family N-acetyltransferase — MYAISLGDDGAELRPLEVWHAGELLAGIDRGREFIGRHIGLPDVVSDLAGARSWLKSYADKRGADAGSLHGIWLDGKLVGGLLFRVWDTPTGVCEAGCWLEPAAAGRGLVTRGMRVLLDWAFEERGMHRVEWHVSSANEPSINVARRLGMTREGVLRENFPHRGVRTSTEIWSVLAPEWRAARARTARNDH; from the coding sequence ATGTACGCGATATCCCTGGGTGACGACGGCGCCGAGCTGCGGCCCCTGGAGGTCTGGCACGCCGGGGAACTCCTCGCCGGTATCGACCGGGGACGGGAGTTCATCGGCCGGCACATCGGGCTGCCGGACGTGGTGTCCGACCTGGCGGGCGCCCGTTCCTGGCTGAAGTCGTACGCCGACAAGCGCGGCGCCGACGCCGGCAGCCTGCACGGCATCTGGCTGGACGGGAAGCTGGTCGGTGGTCTGCTGTTCCGGGTCTGGGACACCCCGACCGGCGTGTGCGAGGCCGGGTGCTGGCTGGAGCCCGCGGCGGCCGGGCGCGGGCTGGTCACGCGGGGCATGCGGGTGCTGCTGGACTGGGCCTTCGAGGAACGCGGCATGCACCGCGTGGAGTGGCACGTGTCCTCCGCCAACGAGCCCAGCATCAACGTGGCCCGGCGGCTCGGCATGACCCGCGAGGGCGTGCTCCGCGAGAACTTCCCGCACCGGGGTGTGCGGACCAGCACCGAGATCTGGTCCGTACTCGCCCCGGAATGGCGCGCGGCACGCGCGCGTACGGCGCGCAACGATCATTGA
- a CDS encoding DUF6191 domain-containing protein, which translates to MFNAFEDLFAPGRKHTRDEQNRLELTREDVGDADPGRGPIDLASGKAVVRLSGPPPAEEEPADGRREDAEQA; encoded by the coding sequence GTGTTCAACGCCTTCGAGGACCTGTTCGCGCCTGGTCGCAAACACACCCGGGACGAGCAGAACCGTCTGGAACTGACCCGCGAGGACGTGGGGGACGCCGACCCCGGGCGGGGTCCCATAGACCTGGCGTCCGGCAAGGCGGTCGTACGTCTCTCCGGCCCGCCGCCCGCCGAGGAGGAGCCGGCGGACGGCCGACGAGAGGACGCCGAACAGGCGTGA
- a CDS encoding sorbosone dehydrogenase family protein, whose product MIVRRRAVPAVSAVAALLLTAGCSSGGGHFPIGPGRTASPGTAAGASPSGRATEPVPPAKGSVRVLRTVAEGLRTPWGLAPLPGGGLLVSSRDDGTVLRIDARTGRTTELGKVSGAAPGGEGGLLGIALSPDYASDHMIYAYFTSASDNRIVRMLYDERKPAGEQLGAPDTVFKGIPKDSLHNGGRIAFGPDGMLYAGTGDSGRRGLAQDKQSLGGKILRLTPEGEPAPGNPFPGSPVYSYGHHDVQGLAWDGEQRLFASEFGQDTWDELNAIKPGGNYGWPQAEGRSSDAALQNPTAQWHTDDASPSGIAYVNGVIWTAGLKGRRLWRVPLRDTEASAPPQAFLTGTYGRLRTVVAAGDDRVWLVTSNTDGRGHPAKGDDRVLEVEVK is encoded by the coding sequence CTGATCGTGCGACGTCGAGCTGTACCGGCCGTGTCGGCCGTGGCCGCCCTCCTGCTCACGGCCGGCTGCTCCTCCGGCGGAGGACACTTCCCGATCGGTCCCGGGCGGACGGCGTCCCCGGGTACGGCGGCGGGCGCGTCGCCCTCCGGCCGGGCCACCGAACCGGTCCCGCCGGCCAAGGGCTCGGTGCGGGTGCTGCGCACCGTCGCCGAGGGCCTGAGGACACCGTGGGGGCTGGCCCCGCTGCCCGGCGGCGGTCTGCTGGTGTCCTCCCGCGACGACGGGACGGTCCTCCGGATCGACGCGAGGACGGGCCGCACGACCGAGCTGGGCAAGGTCTCCGGCGCCGCCCCGGGCGGCGAGGGCGGACTGCTGGGCATCGCCCTCTCCCCCGACTACGCCTCGGACCACATGATCTACGCCTACTTCACCTCCGCCTCGGACAACCGCATCGTCCGGATGCTGTACGACGAGCGCAAGCCGGCCGGTGAGCAACTGGGCGCTCCGGACACCGTGTTCAAGGGCATCCCCAAGGACTCCCTCCACAACGGCGGCCGGATCGCGTTCGGCCCCGACGGGATGCTGTACGCGGGCACCGGCGACAGCGGCCGGCGCGGCCTGGCCCAGGACAAGCAGTCCCTGGGCGGCAAGATCCTGCGCCTGACCCCGGAGGGCGAACCGGCTCCGGGCAACCCGTTCCCGGGCTCCCCGGTGTACTCGTACGGCCACCACGACGTCCAGGGCCTCGCCTGGGACGGCGAACAGCGGCTGTTCGCCTCGGAGTTCGGCCAGGACACCTGGGACGAGCTGAACGCGATCAAACCGGGCGGGAACTACGGCTGGCCGCAGGCCGAGGGCAGGTCCTCCGACGCCGCCCTCCAGAACCCGACAGCCCAGTGGCACACCGACGACGCCTCCCCCAGCGGCATCGCCTATGTCAACGGCGTGATCTGGACGGCGGGCCTGAAGGGCCGGCGCCTGTGGCGCGTCCCGCTGCGCGACACGGAGGCCTCGGCGCCGCCCCAGGCCTTCCTCACCGGGACGTACGGCCGCCTGCGCACGGTGGTCGCGGCGGGCGACGACAGGGTGTGGCTGGTGACGAGCAACACCGACGGCCGGGGACACCCGGCGAAGGGCGACGACAGGGTCCTGGAGGTGGAGGTGAAGTAG
- a CDS encoding AAA family ATPase, with amino-acid sequence MLGPVETRSVSPVFVGRTDELDTLNDKLARARAGEPQALLLGGEAGVGKTRLVEEFATAAARHAVVAVGGCVEIGADGLPFAPFSTALRALRDALPDEFAAAARGQEEELARLLPDLGEAGAGRHDEQGMARLFELTVRLLEQVAAAQPVVLVLEDLHWADASTRHLLAYLFRTLRAGRLLVLASYRSDDIHRRHPLRPLLAELDRLRTVRRIELDRFTREEVGRQIAGILAAEPDPARVDEIFERSDGNAFFVEELAVAASEGCCTGLTDSLRDLLLVRVEALPESAQRVARIVAEGGSTVEYRLIAAVAGLTEDDLIEALRAAVGANLLTATQAGDGYRFRHSLVREAVADDLLPGERSRLNRRYAEALEADPALVPADARVMRLASYWYHAHDAAKALPAVLDASVVARRRHAYTEQLGLLERAMELWDSAPEDVRSALRPVDYTEVYPPCGCDPATTALRYLDLMAEAAVAGRFGGERERALKITKRALRLLEDDPDPLRAAWFWVQRSRLVQAQARGDGWQELGTAQDLVRGLPPSEVHAEVLALAAGWSMLHRPGPEAFAAAERAVEYARMVGARHIELHARLTLGGLRVDSGDYETGLAEMRQVLRDTLAEGVHDVAGRAYVNLPSELQSVGRDREAAPLLHDGIAFARRYGLMDSEAWMRGNLSEALYSTGQWAEAAEAATHATGVGHSAKPRGAGALRLAHLALARGDLAEAARQLAAARAHWGTHDPMPQQSLPLARVALGVAAEEGRIGDARAELLQALDAGFPPGTHRYGWPLLRAAATAEAEARTLPAAQDGRAEILDRLRDTARSLATGAPLWQAYDHWTRAELRRAEATDTADDWSPVVTAFECLDRPYELARVRHRLAAALLAAGGDDERDRAVELLRLAAAVAGHLDARSLADAVARLAQRARLTLTRASREALAPADPAAALGLTSRERDVLRLVTAGRTNRQIAEELFISPKTASVHVSNILSKLGVSGRGEAAAMAHRLELFPAETLTA; translated from the coding sequence ATGCTCGGGCCCGTGGAGACCAGGTCCGTCAGTCCCGTGTTCGTCGGCCGCACCGACGAACTGGACACGTTGAACGACAAGCTCGCCCGCGCCCGCGCCGGCGAGCCGCAGGCACTGCTGCTCGGCGGCGAGGCCGGGGTCGGCAAGACCCGCCTCGTCGAGGAGTTCGCCACGGCCGCCGCCCGGCATGCGGTCGTCGCCGTCGGCGGCTGCGTGGAGATCGGCGCCGACGGGCTGCCGTTCGCCCCCTTCTCCACCGCGCTGCGCGCCCTGCGCGACGCCCTGCCCGACGAGTTCGCCGCCGCCGCGCGGGGACAGGAGGAGGAACTGGCCCGCCTCCTGCCCGACCTGGGCGAGGCCGGCGCCGGGCGCCATGACGAGCAGGGCATGGCCCGCCTGTTCGAACTCACCGTCCGCCTGCTGGAACAGGTCGCCGCCGCACAGCCGGTCGTGCTGGTCCTGGAGGACCTGCACTGGGCCGACGCCTCCACCCGCCACCTCCTCGCCTACCTCTTCCGCACGCTGCGCGCCGGCCGGCTCCTCGTCCTCGCCAGCTACCGCTCCGACGACATCCACCGCCGCCACCCGCTGCGCCCCCTGCTCGCCGAACTCGACCGGCTGCGCACCGTCCGCCGTATCGAACTCGACCGCTTCACCCGCGAGGAGGTCGGCCGCCAGATCGCCGGCATCCTCGCCGCCGAACCCGACCCCGCCCGCGTGGACGAGATCTTCGAACGCTCCGACGGCAACGCCTTCTTCGTCGAGGAACTCGCCGTCGCGGCCTCGGAGGGCTGCTGCACCGGCCTGACCGACTCCCTGCGCGACCTGCTGCTGGTCCGGGTCGAGGCGCTGCCCGAGAGCGCCCAGCGGGTCGCCCGGATCGTCGCCGAGGGCGGCTCCACCGTGGAGTACCGGCTGATCGCCGCCGTCGCCGGGCTCACCGAGGACGACCTCATCGAGGCGCTGCGGGCCGCGGTCGGCGCCAATCTCCTCACCGCCACCCAGGCCGGCGACGGCTACCGCTTCCGGCACTCCCTGGTCCGCGAGGCCGTCGCCGACGACCTGCTGCCCGGCGAGCGCTCCCGGCTCAACCGCCGCTACGCCGAAGCCCTGGAGGCCGACCCCGCGCTCGTCCCGGCCGACGCGCGCGTGATGCGGCTGGCCAGCTACTGGTACCACGCCCATGACGCCGCCAAGGCCCTGCCCGCAGTCCTGGACGCCTCCGTCGTCGCCCGCCGCCGGCACGCCTACACCGAGCAACTCGGGCTCCTGGAGCGGGCGATGGAGCTGTGGGACAGCGCCCCCGAGGACGTGCGCTCCGCCCTGCGCCCGGTCGACTACACCGAGGTCTACCCTCCGTGCGGCTGCGACCCGGCCACCACTGCGCTGCGCTATCTCGACCTGATGGCCGAGGCCGCCGTCGCGGGCCGCTTCGGCGGGGAACGCGAACGCGCGCTGAAGATCACCAAGCGAGCGCTGCGCCTCCTCGAGGACGACCCGGACCCCCTGCGTGCCGCCTGGTTCTGGGTGCAGCGCTCCCGGCTCGTCCAGGCCCAGGCCCGCGGCGACGGCTGGCAGGAACTGGGCACCGCCCAGGACCTGGTGCGCGGCCTGCCCCCGTCCGAGGTGCACGCCGAGGTGCTGGCCCTCGCCGCCGGCTGGTCCATGCTGCACCGGCCCGGACCCGAGGCCTTCGCCGCCGCCGAGCGCGCCGTGGAGTACGCGCGCATGGTCGGCGCCCGCCACATCGAGCTGCACGCCCGCCTCACCCTCGGCGGCCTCCGGGTGGACTCCGGTGACTACGAAACGGGCCTGGCGGAGATGCGGCAGGTGCTGCGGGACACCCTCGCGGAGGGCGTGCACGATGTCGCGGGCCGCGCCTATGTGAACCTGCCGTCCGAGCTGCAGAGCGTCGGCCGCGACCGGGAGGCCGCCCCCCTCCTGCACGACGGCATCGCCTTCGCCCGCAGATACGGGCTGATGGACTCCGAGGCGTGGATGCGGGGCAATCTGTCCGAGGCGCTCTACTCGACCGGACAGTGGGCCGAGGCCGCCGAGGCCGCCACCCACGCGACCGGGGTCGGCCACAGCGCCAAGCCGCGCGGCGCGGGCGCCCTGCGCCTGGCCCACCTCGCCCTGGCCCGCGGCGACCTCGCCGAGGCGGCCCGGCAGCTCGCCGCCGCCCGCGCCCACTGGGGCACGCACGACCCCATGCCCCAGCAGTCCCTGCCGCTGGCCCGGGTCGCCCTCGGCGTCGCCGCCGAGGAGGGCCGCATCGGCGACGCCCGCGCCGAACTGCTCCAGGCCCTGGACGCCGGTTTCCCGCCGGGCACCCACCGCTACGGCTGGCCGCTGCTGCGGGCCGCCGCCACCGCGGAGGCCGAGGCCCGCACCCTGCCCGCCGCCCAGGACGGCCGCGCCGAGATCCTCGACCGCCTCCGCGACACCGCACGGTCCCTCGCCACCGGCGCCCCGCTCTGGCAGGCCTACGACCACTGGACCCGCGCCGAACTGCGCCGCGCCGAGGCCACGGACACCGCCGACGACTGGTCGCCGGTCGTCACCGCCTTCGAGTGCCTGGACCGCCCCTACGAACTCGCCCGGGTCCGCCACCGCCTCGCCGCGGCACTCCTTGCCGCCGGCGGCGACGACGAGCGCGACCGCGCGGTGGAACTGCTCCGGCTGGCCGCGGCGGTCGCCGGCCACCTCGACGCCCGATCCCTCGCCGATGCCGTTGCCCGGCTCGCCCAGCGCGCCCGTCTCACCCTGACCCGAGCCTCCCGGGAGGCCCTCGCCCCCGCCGACCCGGCCGCGGCCCTCGGCCTCACCAGCCGGGAGCGGGACGTGCTGCGCCTGGTCACGGCAGGCCGCACCAACCGCCAGATCGCCGAGGAACTGTTCATCTCCCCGAAGACCGCGAGCGTCCACGTCTCCAACATCCTGAGCAAGCTCGGCGTCTCGGGCCGGGGCGAGGCAGCGGCGATGGCGCACCGGCTGGAGCTGTTCCCGGCCGAGACGCTCACTGCCTGA
- a CDS encoding aldo/keto reductase, with product MERRTIGAGALGVGAVGLGCMPMSWAYSGSRQRGEASVRAVHRALDLGSTLLDTADMYGPFTNELLLGRVLKERRADAFVSTKVGLLVGEQHIVANGRPGYVKRACDASLRRLQTDVIDLYQLHRADPEVPVEETWGAMAELVRAGKVRALGLCAMGARGGRRSGAGLHDGTLRQLQRVQQVFPVAAVEAELSVWSPEALRALLPWCEARGVGLLAAMPLGNGFLSGTLTPGEGFERDDIRARHPRFTAEMMAANQPIVAGLRRIARRHGEQVTPAQVALAWVLAQGRHVIALPGTKQERWAVENAAAAELRLTEADLAEVSRLPAAQGSWD from the coding sequence GTGGAGCGCAGGACGATCGGCGCGGGGGCGCTCGGGGTGGGGGCCGTCGGACTCGGGTGCATGCCGATGAGCTGGGCGTACAGCGGGTCGCGGCAGCGGGGCGAGGCATCGGTCAGGGCCGTGCACCGGGCGCTGGACCTGGGCTCGACCCTCCTCGACACGGCGGACATGTACGGCCCGTTCACCAACGAGCTGCTTCTGGGCCGGGTGTTGAAGGAGCGGCGCGCGGACGCCTTCGTCTCCACGAAGGTGGGGCTGCTGGTGGGCGAGCAGCACATCGTGGCCAACGGCCGCCCCGGGTATGTGAAGCGGGCCTGCGACGCCTCGCTGCGGCGCCTGCAGACGGACGTGATCGACCTCTACCAGCTGCACCGCGCCGACCCCGAGGTCCCGGTCGAGGAGACCTGGGGTGCGATGGCCGAGCTGGTGCGGGCCGGCAAGGTGCGGGCGCTGGGCCTGTGCGCGATGGGCGCGCGCGGCGGCCGCCGCTCCGGGGCCGGGCTGCACGACGGCACCCTGCGCCAGCTGCAGCGGGTGCAGCAGGTGTTCCCGGTGGCCGCGGTGGAGGCGGAGCTGTCGGTGTGGTCGCCGGAGGCCCTGCGGGCGCTGCTGCCGTGGTGCGAGGCGCGGGGCGTGGGTCTCCTCGCGGCGATGCCGCTGGGCAACGGCTTCCTGAGCGGCACGCTGACCCCCGGCGAGGGCTTCGAGCGGGACGACATCCGGGCCCGCCATCCCCGTTTCACGGCCGAGATGATGGCGGCCAACCAGCCGATCGTCGCGGGCCTGCGCCGCATCGCGCGCCGCCACGGCGAGCAGGTCACCCCTGCCCAGGTGGCCCTGGCCTGGGTCCTGGCCCAGGGCCGCCATGTGATCGCCCTTCCGGGCACGAAACAGGAACGCTGGGCCGTGGAGAACGCGGCGGCGGCCGAGCTGCGCCTGACCGAGGCGGACTTGGCGGAGGTGTCCCGGTTGCCGGCGGCCCAGGGGTCGTGGGACTGA